A window of Maioricimonas rarisocia genomic DNA:
GGGCCCGGATCGTTCCTCGGCAGTACGGCGGGCACCAGGAACAGGGGCACCGTCCCGGCACCGAGACGGTGGCTCTCGCGGTCGGAATGGCAACGGCACTCGAAGAATGGAATCGCGAATATGATGTGCGAACCGAGCGAATCCGTCAGCTCCGCGATCGGCTCGAAGCGGGACTGACCGAGCAGTGCGGCCCGGTGGTGATCAACGGCTCGCGGGAGCACCGCCTGCCGAATACGCTCAACATCGCGTTTCCCGGCTGCGACGGCGAAGCAATGCTGGTCGCGCTCGATCTGGCGAACGTCTGTTGCTCGATGGGAAGCGCCTGTGCGAGCGGCTCGAGCGAACCGGCCCCGGTGCTGGTCGCGATGCAGAAGCCGCCGGAGGTCTACAAGGCGTCGCTACGCTTCAGCGTCGGCATCGACAACACCCTGGAAGAGATCGACGAGGCGATTCGCCGGGTTGCCGAGGTCGTCCGCCGGCAGCGACAGGCAACCTGACTGCAGCGCATAGAAAACGCCCCCTCACCAGTGCGAGAGGGCGCGAAGTCGAATCGCTACAAAAGCCGGTCGCTACTTTTTCTGCTGTTGCTGCTGCTGTTGACGCTGGCGATTCTGCTGCTGCCGTCGCTGCCGCGGCCGCGCCGTGAGGCTGGGAGGATTCGCCTCCACCGAGCCGTAATCGTCCGGCACGTCCAGTCGATCCTGCCAGTAGCGGATCTTCTCCTTCAGTTCCCGCACGATGTGATCGTACTGCGGATCGTCATAAACGCTCTGGTGTTCGCCCGGATCGTTCTTCAGGTCGTACAGCTCCCACTCTCCGACGTTGTAGAAGTGGATCAGCTTGTACCGGTCAGTGCGCACACCGTAGTGCCGACGCACCATGTGAGCCGAACGCCGCTCGTTGAAGAACTCGTAGTAGTGGTAGTAATGGCTGTCACGCCAGTCGTCCGGCGTTTCTCCTTCGAGAAGCGGAATCAGACTGCGGCCCTGCATGTCGTCGGGAATCTCAACACCAGCCGCATCGAGGAAGGTCTCGGCGAAGTCGATGTTGGAAACGATGTCGGTGTTGACGCTGCCGGGCTCGGTCACGCCGGGCCAGCGGACCAGCAGCGGCATCTTGTACGATTCTTCGTACATGAATCGCTTGTCGAACCAGCCGTGATCTCCCAGGTAGAAGCCCTGATCGGAGGAATAAATAACGATCGTGTCCTCGGCCAGTCCGGCTTCGTCGAGATAGTCGAGCACTCGGCCGACGTTGTCATCGACCGACGCGATGCACCGCAGATAATCCTTGATGTAACGCTGATACTTCCAGCGGACGAGTTCCTTCCCCTTGAGGTCAGCTTCTTCAAAAGCCTTGTTCTTCGGTCCGTACGCGGCGTTCCAGACTTCCCGCTGCTCCTCGTTGAGATACGGGGGCACGGTGAATTTGAGATCGCGGGCCGTCATCGTCTTCGCGATCGTCATGTCCTGCTCGTGCGCGGCCCGGCCGCGCCCCGAATAGTCGTCGAACAGGTCGTCTGGCTCGGGGATCTCCACGTCATCGTACATGTGGAGGTGGTCCGGCCCCGGTGCCCATTCGCGGTGCGGCGCCTTGTGCTGAAACATCAGCATGAACGGCTTCGACTGGTCCCGGTCCTGCTTGAGCCAGTCGAGGGCGAGATCGGTGATGATGTCGGTCGTGTAGCCGGTGTAGTTCGTTCGTTCCTGCTCGCCGGTGCCGTTCTCATCGCGCAGCATCCGCGGGTTGTAGTACGCCCCCTGACCGATCAGGACTTCCGAGTAGTCGAAGCCCATCGGCGCCATGTGCTCGCCCAGATGCCACTTGCCGATGACGGCGGTCTGGTAGCCGGACTTCTGCAGCAGCTTCGGGAACGTCTGCTGCGTGCCGTCGAACCTCTGCCCGTTCCACATGAAGCCGTTCACATGGCTGTACTTGCCCGTGAGGATGACGGCCCGGCTTGGTCCGCAGATCGAGTTGGTGACGAAGCAGTTGTCGAACCGCATGCCTCCGGTGGCGATCCGGTCGAGGTTCGGCGTTTCGTTGATCTTCGAGCCGTACGCACTGATGGCATGCGAAGCGTGATCGTCGGTGAAAATGAACAGGATGTTGGGCCGGTCAGCTGCCGTGGCGCGGGAGGCGCACAGGAGCAGCAGC
This region includes:
- a CDS encoding sulfatase family protein — protein: MTALRSLVGLLLLLCASRATAADRPNILFIFTDDHASHAISAYGSKINETPNLDRIATGGMRFDNCFVTNSICGPSRAVILTGKYSHVNGFMWNGQRFDGTQQTFPKLLQKSGYQTAVIGKWHLGEHMAPMGFDYSEVLIGQGAYYNPRMLRDENGTGEQERTNYTGYTTDIITDLALDWLKQDRDQSKPFMLMFQHKAPHREWAPGPDHLHMYDDVEIPEPDDLFDDYSGRGRAAHEQDMTIAKTMTARDLKFTVPPYLNEEQREVWNAAYGPKNKAFEEADLKGKELVRWKYQRYIKDYLRCIASVDDNVGRVLDYLDEAGLAEDTIVIYSSDQGFYLGDHGWFDKRFMYEESYKMPLLVRWPGVTEPGSVNTDIVSNIDFAETFLDAAGVEIPDDMQGRSLIPLLEGETPDDWRDSHYYHYYEFFNERRSAHMVRRHYGVRTDRYKLIHFYNVGEWELYDLKNDPGEHQSVYDDPQYDHIVRELKEKIRYWQDRLDVPDDYGSVEANPPSLTARPRQRRQQQNRQRQQQQQQQKK